A segment of the Yersinia rochesterensis genome:
GCTATCTCCAAGAAAGCTCGTGATGGCAAGCTGACCGCTGGCGAAATGCAGGGCGGTTGCTTCACCATCTCCAGCCTGGGCGGTATCGGGACAACTCACTTCGCACCTATTGTTAATGCGCCGGAAGTGGCTATCTTGGGTGTCTCCAAGTCTGCGATAGAACCAGTCTGGAACGGTAAAGAGTTCCAACCGCGTCTGATGATGCCGATGTCACTCTCTTTCGACCACCGTGTGATTGACGGTGCTGATGGTGCACGCTTTATCACCATCATCAATAACATGCTGGCTGATATTCGCCGTTTGGTGATGTAATTGCTAAGGCCGGCTTCGCGCCGGCCTTGTTTTTACATAAGTCGACAAGGTTGTTGAGACCCTCGTCACGCGATGCGGCTTTTCAGGTTATTAACAATTCTGTAAACTGCACGCGGTGCAAGCGTCACGGTGGATGCGGGCGTTATGAGATTAATTAGCCAAAAAAATGGTGTCTGATCCGCCGGACAAACAATTAAGAGGTCATGATGAGTACTGAAATTAAAACTCAGGTCGTGGTACTTGGGGCAGGCCCAGCAGGGTACTCTGCTGCTTTTCGTTGCGCGGATTTAGGTTTAGAAACTATTCTGGTTGAGCGTTATGCCACTCTGGGTGGTGTTTGCTTGAATGTCGGTTGTATCCCGTCCAAGGCGTTGTTGCACGTTGCTAAAGTTATCGAAGAAGCCAAAGCATTGGCTGAACACGGTATCGTGTTTGGCGAGCCTAAAACTGACATTGATAAAGTACGTGTTTGGAAAGAGAAAGTTATCAATCAGTTAACCGGTGGTTTGGCAGGTATGGCTAAAGGCCGTAAAGTCAAAGTGGTTAACGGTCTTGGTAAATTTACTGGCGCGAACACTCTGGTTGTTGAGGGTGAAAACGGCCCAACCACAATTACTTTCGATAACGCGATTATCGCCGCAGGTTCTCGTCCAATCCAACTGCCATTTATTCCTCATGAAGACCCACGTGTTTGGGACTCAACTGATGCGCTGGCACTGAAAACTGTCCCAGAACGTCTGTTGGTAATGGGCGGCGGCATTATCGGTCTGGAAATGGGTACGGTTTACCATGCACTGGGTTCGAAGATTGATGTAGTCGAAATGGCTGACCAGGTTATTCCGGCGGCCGACAAAGACGTAGTGAAAGTATTCACCAAGCGCATCAGCAAGCAATTCAACCTGATGCTTGAAACCAAAGTGACGGCGGTAGAAGCCAAAGAAGACGGCATCTATGTCACCATGGAAGGCAAAAAAGCCCCAGCAGAACCACAGCGCTATGATGCAGTTCTGGTCGCTATCGGTCGCGTGCCTAACGGTAAGTTGCTGGATGCAGGTCAGGCTGGCGTTGAAGTTGACGAGCGTGGTTTTATCCATGTAGATAAACAACTGCGTACCAACGTGCCGCACATTTTTGCTATCGGTGACATCGTGGGTCAGCCAATGCTGGCACACAAAGGTGTTCACGAAGGCCATGTTGCTGCTGAAGTTATCTCCGGCATGAAACATTACTTCGATCCAAAAGTCATTCCATCTATTGCATACACTGAACCAGAAGTCGCATGGGTGGGTTTGACTGAGAAAGAAGCCAAAGAAAAAGGCATCAGCTACGAAACCTCCACCTTCCCGTGGGCGGCATCGGGCCGTGCTATTGCTTCTGATTGCGCAGACGGTATGACCAAACTGATTTTCGACAAAGAAACTCACCGCATCATTGGTGGCGCGATTGTCGGGACTAACGGTGGTGAACTGTTAGGTGAAATCGGTCTGGCCATTGAGATGGGTTGTGATGCTGAAGATATCGCCCTGACAATCCATGCTCACCCAACGCTGCATGAATCTGTTGGTCTGGCTGCGGAAATCTACGAAGGTAGCATTACTGACTTGCCTAACCCGAAAGCGAAAAAGAAATAATTTTCTGCTGACGCGGTATTTACAGATGCAACACTGAAGCGGCCCTTTTATCAGGGCCGTTTTTTATGGAAACAATAATTTTAATTAATGGTTACCGGTGGGGGGATAAATTCTGATTGCAAGCCTCTGAGAACGCGCATTTCTACTTCAATTGTTCCGTCGCCGATGACATCTATCTTAGTCACCAAAAAACGGCTGTGGGGCAGAAATATTCTGGTTTCTTCATTATTATCCAATAGGGCTGAAATATCGGTGCTGTAGGTCAAGCCTTTGGGGTAATGAATAGTGTATCTGACATTAACTTCGCCATCATTGAGATCGTCTGTATTAAAGTGTGTAATATATTCTTCATCTGAGGTGGTGCTAAAAAAACTATCATTATTGTAGATTTCTTCTTCTATTATTTGTGTTTCAAACTCAGCCTGGTTTCTGACTTCACCGCGATAAACCGTATCTGTATTTTCTGTGGTTAAATTTCTAAATGATTTATTCTTAAGTGAAGAGTTAACATCTGAATGACGCATGAGTGCATTGGTTAATTGATCTATTTCTATTTTAATATCTGGCGTAATATTTTTTCTTCGTATGGAATTATTAATTCTTTCGTATCCGTCTTCAGTGTAATCTCTTAAGGCAAAGTAATCTTGAAAGCTAATTTTTTCATTGGTGCGTAATTTATTATACTCTGAAATCTCATCCTTTATATCTAGCTGAGTGTCATGCCAAAACTTCTCACTATAAATACTTTTGATTTCCTCAAGGGCGACTTCTATTTCACTTTCTTGAATAGGGCTTCTCCGATGTATTATTGTGAATTTGCTTTTTTCGGGTTGCTGAGTGTTATCATTCTCCGCGTCAGATTCTTTTATACTGGATGAATCAGATTCGTTTGCACTGGATGAGTCTGATTCTGAACTGTCAATTCTTGCTCG
Coding sequences within it:
- the lpdA gene encoding dihydrolipoyl dehydrogenase, giving the protein MSTEIKTQVVVLGAGPAGYSAAFRCADLGLETILVERYATLGGVCLNVGCIPSKALLHVAKVIEEAKALAEHGIVFGEPKTDIDKVRVWKEKVINQLTGGLAGMAKGRKVKVVNGLGKFTGANTLVVEGENGPTTITFDNAIIAAGSRPIQLPFIPHEDPRVWDSTDALALKTVPERLLVMGGGIIGLEMGTVYHALGSKIDVVEMADQVIPAADKDVVKVFTKRISKQFNLMLETKVTAVEAKEDGIYVTMEGKKAPAEPQRYDAVLVAIGRVPNGKLLDAGQAGVEVDERGFIHVDKQLRTNVPHIFAIGDIVGQPMLAHKGVHEGHVAAEVISGMKHYFDPKVIPSIAYTEPEVAWVGLTEKEAKEKGISYETSTFPWAASGRAIASDCADGMTKLIFDKETHRIIGGAIVGTNGGELLGEIGLAIEMGCDAEDIALTIHAHPTLHESVGLAAEIYEGSITDLPNPKAKKK
- a CDS encoding ADP-ribosyltransferase — protein: MKGNLTLLILIYIIISIKIAHSRPVEPKYQSNKESFSQYQARHCKWENRMACKEVPEDQGKTPPPTSEEIALDVGLGILTGGPTPQPKGFKFSVGKLPIKPTAKVPTTPKLSTSSERIPLLSTTAKPKTKGVIRRVNGRLGYLLGDPNAPTLSDEPPLKRARIDSSESDSSSANESDSSSIKESDAENDNTQQPEKSKFTIIHRRSPIQESEIEVALEEIKSIYSEKFWHDTQLDIKDEISEYNKLRTNEKISFQDYFALRDYTEDGYERINNSIRRKNITPDIKIEIDQLTNALMRHSDVNSSLKNKSFRNLTTENTDTVYRGEVRNQAEFETQIIEEEIYNNDSFFSTTSDEEYITHFNTDDLNDGEVNVRYTIHYPKGLTYSTDISALLDNNEETRIFLPHSRFLVTKIDVIGDGTIEVEMRVLRGLQSEFIPPPVTIN